One genomic window of Eleginops maclovinus isolate JMC-PN-2008 ecotype Puerto Natales chromosome 12, JC_Emac_rtc_rv5, whole genome shotgun sequence includes the following:
- the clip1a gene encoding CAP-Gly domain-containing linker protein 1 isoform X3, whose protein sequence is MSKPTGIKGPSKIGRPPGTAAPKTNPSSAGAKVAATNKSAADASGDDAAGESFQVGERVWVNGNKPGYIQFLGEAQFAPGQWAGIVLDEPIGKNDGSVAGVRYFQCEALRGIFTRPSKLSRTEGEANGTLTAPPSRAASPTPSVGSVASHTPATKSTLPSTTTSTKKASSTSPGTPATPVTPATPSSNLARTNSESVSNLSETGSVKKGERELKMGDRVLVAGTKAGVVRFLGETDFAKGEWCGVELDEPLGKNDGAVAGTRYFQCQPKYGLFAPVHKVTRIGFPSTTPAKAKTTVRKVVATPSGLKRSPSASSISSMSSVASSVSAKPSRTGLLTETSSRYNRKISGTTALQEALKEKQQHIEQLMAERDTERAEVAKATGHAGEMEQEIGLLREDQEQMEAKMDQLRALVEAADKDKVDLLNQLEEERRKVEDLQFRVEEACITKGDLEVATVSEKSRIMDLEKDLSLRTREVADLQLRLGSQQGSEDSNSTLSPLLEEINSLREQLASQETKQKEELANYKEKLEAQEKSHSEAAAQLQAASVRLSGEHEQLQMRLSQAEKEKADNTEQWRSKLESSIASHQQAMDELKVSFSKGAGTQAEELIETKSALERLKMEHNLALEEAAAKHEAGAAAWTRETQALKTQLSSLIDDKERLEESLRSSVEKTEEQHLVEMEDVLGKLHTAEMRVKELEDKETMVAQQAQDKDRETKEHMSEIVALRSQVAQGNQELVTMKSQLELVQNQGNSQDAKVSDLSSQVECRQQEVLSLKQSLTTVQQEKDALEQELRGMKQKMAESTEEQTKSSNTMQETLEKLSKKEEQCTSLTTESESLRSQLSGLERKLKAADEKLEQLSKDKCKLENDISDMMKTSGDSSVQLTKMNEDLMQKERRLEELQGQLTEEKEKVAHSNEQLQQEQARKQQELKEARDAHQSQISSLQENITNLEKTVKQRETLVEELKETQEKSSSQASELHAKELGVLQSQVDTLKQELSSSKDKTKELENLVSELQTYKEQAQCLSAELDSHKHDVEQLSKNMEKQNLDLENKRKESEAVKAEKGKLEKQLSDVQTKLSALEISHKELSVQNEELLLTQEKLSKQQEELLANNKSSDEERNSLNTELKKLKDLLQTENKKLEHAKGEHKAQVEELQRQDEEKSDTLLKHQQDIQQIEAKKKQLHEDYEKVCKEKNRLEDDLNESRAKLTSEKDNLILERDSARNAKKSLDAKNAKLQEKLKSLNLEKEDLTMKNTQLQALTETLEKEKIEMSSEVSAAVFEKKNLETLKGELQSKLHVTKKDLESSIRECEELKASKTSLAQILEEFKTNSQVTDSERLHLLQEKEELVASQRKVCNEKEELLKSIEELKEKLQVSTEHLSKSNEKLKDALSSFEQEKQTFRLQNSEIEMAIHVVRKEKMSLDSALEQQKMDYERLAGEKGELEEKHTKTISENNALSLERDRLASEIRTNRDQLDSSSKANDAFVQEKCHLTTMLEETKRQKDQIEAEMNSLKREKADLKNDLQKHSSDIETLEKGKTELVQEHSKLKTDFEKANSELVKQVDNLTKDSQRLKSLQADADNKVQSLQNENHGLLQEIQELKSKNDSISGAKQLLVAQLQTESSECNKTKSDKDGLSKQLEELQKTLCKVTQENKEISSNLRNSGEQNKSFVMDMEALKTQLKQREQENSQLTTDKEQLSSKLEDVGKQMTSLTTEKEDLLAVKCKLEQNISSLNTSQETLHAERTKLLGEMEKLHASQKQLEVDVKDLQTNKELLEKQYQRAVAEVSASSVVKEEISSSISNLTAQKEALQVERDEAQQQVRQLECQLKNAISKQLEATEVSGTTAEALEQLTKEKATLMQEKNEAQSLLEELRSSTQKMETQLKSLKKNNSKYQEDLNVSKEQLCIETQRTESLCKEIEELKEADSAKTQSLQKLQDEKNKLNLELENNQNHQSDLEKLKDENSKLKKQLKQSEGTFKEQYEKEKATLQKSISKNSALISEKDQQVENLKSELVALRGESASVKTLQGTIEALERDKANLQDRVQRLEKDRAAGPDSINSSSGDEIVDQLREDKETAESQIEFLNSVIVDLQRKNKELKENLETMAAASLNGNNPSELDNYDGDDKQPTKKKLPPRLFCDICDCFDLHDTEDCPTQMQMPDSPPHTTYHGTKGEERAYCNICEIFGHWTESCTDDQTF, encoded by the exons ATGAGCAAGCCCACTGGGATAAAAGGGCCCAGCAAGATAGGTAGACCGCCTGGGACAGCGGCCCCTAAGACCAACCCCAGCTCAG CAGGAGCTAAAGTCGCTGCTACCAACAAATCGGCAGCAGACGCCAGTGGAGATGATGCTGCCGGGGAGAGCTTCCAGGTTGGAGAGCGAGTATGGGTTAATGGGAATAAGCCAGGCTACATACAGTTTTTGGGAGAGGCACAGTTTGCCCCGGGACAGTGGGCGGGGATTGTTCTGGATGAGCCAATCGGGAAGAATGACGGCTCAGTGGCAGGGGTGCGCTACTTCCAGTGTGAAGCCCTGCGAGGGATATTTACCCGCCCGTCCAAGTTGTCTCGCACAGAGGGGGAGGCTAATGGAACTCTGACGGCACCCCCCTCCCGCGCTGCTTCACCCACTCCTTCAGTTGGCAGCGTcgcctcacacacacctgccacaAAATCAACGTTACCCTCAACTACCACATCAACCAAGAAGGCCTCCTCCACTTCGCCAGGGACACCGGCAACGCCAGTGACCCCGGCGACCCCATCCTCTAACCTCGCACGCACAAACAGTGAATCTGTCTCCAACCTCTCTGAGACCGGATCTGTTAAGAAAGGGGAAAGGGAACTGAAGATGGGTGACCGAGTTTTG gTTGCTGGTACAAAGGCAGGAGTAGTACGCTTCCTTGGAGAAACCGATTTTGCCAAAGGCGAGTGGTGTGGTGTGGAGTTGGATGAGCCCTTGGGAAAGAATGACGGGGCAGTGGCAGGCACAAG GTATTTTCAGTGCCAACCGAAGTACGGTTTATTTGCTCCAGTCCACAAAGTCACACGCATCGGCTTCCCTTCCACCACGCCAGCCAAAGCAAAAACAACGGTTCGAAAAGTAGTGGCCACCCCATCGGGGCTAAAGCGCAGCCCGAGTGCCTCCTCTATCAGTAGCATGAGCTCTGTGGCATCCTCTGTCAGCGCCAAGCCCAGCCGCACAGGCCTG CTAACAGAGACATCATCGCGGTATAATCGCAAGATTTCTGGCACCACAGCCCTGCAGGAGGCGCtgaaggagaagcagcagcacatcGAGCAGCTTATGGCTGAGAGGGACACGGAGAGAGCTGAAGTCGCCAAGGCCACCGGCCATGCTGGAGAGATGGAGCAGGAAATTGGCCTGCTCAGGGAAGATCAGGAGCAG ATGGAGGCCAAGATGGATCAGTTACGAGCCTTGGTAGAAGctgcagacaaagacaaagtgGATCTGCTGAATCAGCTGGAAGAGGAGCGTAG AAAAGTGGAGGACCTTCAGTTCCGCGTAGAGGAAGCTTGCATTACCAAAGGAGACCTGGAG gTTGCTACTGTGTCAGAAAAATCCCGTATCATGGACCTTGAGAAAGACCTTTCACTACGAACCCGAGAGGTAGCAGATCTGCAGCTGCGTCTGGGTTCCCAACAGGGCTCTGAAGACTCAAACTCCACACTCTCTCCCCTTCTCGAAGAGATAAACTCTCTGAGGGAGCAGTTGGCTTCCCAAGAAACAAAGCAGAAAGAAGAACTAGCAAACTACAAGGAAAAGTTAGAAGCTCAAGAAAAAAGCCACAGCGAGGCAGCCGCCCAGCTTCAGGCTGCATCTGTCCGGCTCTCTGGTGAACACGAGCAGTTACAGATGCGCTTAAGCCAGGCTGAGAAAGAGAAGGCTGACAATACTGAACAGTGGCGCTCCAAGTTAGAGTCTTCCATCGCCTCTCATCAGCAAGCCATGGACGAGCTAAAGGTATCTTTTAGCAAAGGCGCAGGAACCCAGGCAGAAGAACTGATTGAAACCAAAAGTGCACTAGAAAGGCTGAAGATGGAGCACAACTTGGCTCTAGAGGAGGCTGCTGCCAAACATGAGGCTGGTGCTGCAGCTTGGACCCGGGAGACGCAGGCGCTGAAGACACAGCTCTCTTCTTTGATTGATGATAAGGAGCGACTTGAGGAGTCGCTGCGGTCCAGTGTTGAAAAAACAGAGGAGCAGCACCTGGTGGAGATGGAGGATGTGCTTGGAAAACTTCATACTGCCGAAATGAGGGTGAAGGAACTTGAGGATAAAGAAACGATGGTGGCACAACAGGCCCAAGACAAGGATAGAGAAACCAAAGAGCACATGTCAGAAATAGTGGCTCTGCGCAGCCAAGTAGCACAAGGTAACCAGGAACTTGTGACCATGAAGAGTCAATTAGAGCTGGTTCAGAACCAAGGGAACAGCCAGGATGCCAAG GTTAGTGATTTGAGCTCACAGGTGGAGTGCCGACAGCAGGAAGTCCTCTCTTTAAAGCAGAGTCTGACCACTGTACAGCAGGAGAAGGACGCCCTGGAACAGGAGCTCAGAGGCATG AAACAAAAGATGGCTGAAAGCACAGAGGAGCAGACTAAATCCTCAAACACTATGCAAG AAACACTTGAGAAGCTCAGTAAGAAGGAAGAGCAGTGCACTTCTCTGACCACGGAGTCGGAGTCTTTAAGAAGTCAGCTTTCCG GCCTGGAGAGAAAGCTGAAGGCTGCAGATGAAAAGCTTGAGCAGCTTTCCAAGGACAAATGCAAGCTGGAAAATGATATTTCAGACATGATGAAAACATCTGGTGATAGTTCAGTACAGCTgacaaaaatgaatgaagatCTCATGCAAAAAGAAAG GAGGCTTGAGGAGTTACAGGGTCAACTaacagaggagaaggagaaggtaGCACACTCAAATGAACAACTGCAGCAAGAACAGGCCCGCAAACAGCAGGAGCTGAAGGAGGCCAGAGACGCACACCAGTCTCAAATAAGTAGCCTTCAGGAGAACATTACTAACCTG GAGAAGACTGTCAAACAGAGGGAGACCTTAGTTGAGGAGCTAAAGGAAACGCAAGAGAAGTCCTCCTCTCAGGCTTCAGAGCTGCATGCAAAGGAACTTGGAGTTCTGCAGAGTCAGGTAGACACGCTGAAGCAGGAGCTCTCCTCATCCAAGGACAAAACCAAAGAGCTGGAGAATTTGGTTTCTGAGTTGCAGACTTACAAAGAACAGGCTCAG tgTCTTTCTGCTGAGCTTGACTCCCACAAGCATGATGTTGAACAGTTGTCCAAAAATATGGAAAAGCAAAATCTAGATCTGGAAAATAAGCGTAAGGAAAGCGAAGCTGTTAAGGCTGAGAAAGGCAAACTGGAGAAACAGCTTTCAGATGTCCAGACTAAGCTCTCTGCCCTTGAAATCAGTCACAAGGAGCTTTCAGTCCAGAATGAAGAACTGCTGTTAACCCAGGAAAAGCTCTCAAAACAGCAAGAGGAACTACTTGCCAACAACAAATCCTCAGATGAAGAAAGGAATTCATTGAACACGGAGTTGAAGAAGCTCAAAGATCTTCTtcagactgaaaacaaaaaactggaGCATGCTAAAGGAGAACACAAGGCCCAAGTGGAGGAACTTCAAAGACAAGATGAAGAGAAGAGTGACACGCTCCTAAAGCATCAGCAGGACATCCAGCAAATTGAGGCTAAAAAGAAGCAACTACATGAGGATTATGAAAAGGTCTGCAAAGAGAAGAACCGGCTTGAAGATGACCTCAATGAAAGCAGGGCAAAGCTCACAAGTGAAAAGGACAATCTGATTTTAGAGAGAGATTCTGCTAGAAATGCCAAAAAATCTCTAGATGCTAAAAATGCTAAGTTGCAGGAAAAACTTAAGTCCTTGAACTTAGAAAAAGAAGATCTCACGATGAAGAACACCCAGCTGCAGGCCCTGACAGAAACActagaaaaagagaaaatagaaaTGTCCTCTGAAGTCAGTGCCgcagtttttgaaaaaaagaaccTTGAGACGCTGAAGGGGGAACTCCAGAGTAAGCTCCATGTTACCAAGAAAGACTTGGAGAGCTCTATCCGTGAATGTGAAGAACTTAAAGCCTCCAAAACGAGCCTGGCCCAGATCCTGGAAGAGTTCAAGACCAACAGTCAGGTGACTGATTCTGAGAGGCTTCACCTTCTGCAGGAGAAAGAAGAACTGGTTGCAAGCCAAAGAAAAGTCTGTAATGAAAAAGAAGAGCTCCTCAAATCGATAGAAGAATTAAAGGAGAAGCTTCAAGTCTCAACAGAACATCTGTCAAAGTCCAACGAGAAACTTAAAGACGCGTTATCATCTTTTGAGCAAGAGAAGCAAACATTTCGCCTTCAGAATTCTGAAATTGAGATGGCGATACATGTTGtacgaaaagaaaagatgagCCTGGATTCAGCACTAGAGCAGCAGAAAATGGATTATGAGCGTTTAGCAGGAGAGAAGGGAGAACTGGAAGAGAAGCACACAAAAACCATATCTGAGAATAATGCTCTCTCTCTAGAGCGGGATAGGCTAGCTAGTGAAATCCGAACAAATAGAGACCAGTTGGATAGTAGCTCCAAAGCTAATGACGCCTTTGTTCAAGAGAAGTGTCATCTTACAACAATGCTAGAGGAAACCAAACGGCAAAAAGATCAAATTGAAGCCGAGATGAATTCATTAAAACGAGAAAAGGCTGACCTAAAAAATGATCTTCAGAAACACAGCTCTGATATTGAAACTCTTGAAAAGGGTAAAACTGAACTTGTTCAAGAGCACAGTAAACTTAAAACCGATTTTGAGAAGGCTAATTCTGAACTTGTTAAACAGGTTGATAACCTTACAAAAGATAGTCAGCGTCTGAAGTCGTTGCAGGCCGACGCTGACAACAAAGTGCAGTCCTTGCAGAACGAGAATCACGGTCTGCTTCAAGAGATCCAAGAGTTAAAAAGTAAGAATGATTCAATATCAGGGGCCAAGCAACTTCTTGTGGCCCAGCTACAGACTGAGTCCAGTGAATGCAATAAAACTAAATCTGACAAGGATGGTCTCTCCaaacagctggaggagctgcagaaaaCGTTGTGTAAGGTcacacaagaaaataaagagatttcTTCTAACCTTAGGAATAGTGGTGAGCAAAACAAGTCTTTTGTCATGGATATGGAGGCATTAAAAACGCAACTGAAGCAACGAGAGCAAGAAAATAGTCAGTTGACAACAGATAAAGAACAGCTATCATCTAAGCTCGAGGATGTGGGCAAACAGATGACCTCGCTGACCACAGAGAAGGAAGACCTTTTAGCTGTGAAGTGTAAATTGGAGCAGAACATTTCTTCTCTCAACACAAGCCAAGAAACCTTGCATGCAGAACGGACAAAGCTCCTTGGGGAGATGGAGAAGTTGCACGCCAGCCAGAAACAACTAGAGGTAGATGTCAAGGACCTACAAACCAATAAAGAACTTTTGGAAAAGCAATACCAGAGGGCTGTCGCAGAGGTTTCTGCTTCCTCTGTTGTGAAAGAAGAGATTTCTTCCAGCATCTCAAATCTAACCGCTCAGAAGGAGGCCCTGCAGGTGGAGCGAGACGAAGCCCAGCAGCAAGTCAGGCAGCTGGAGTGCCAACTAAAAAATGCCATTTCTAAGCAGCTTGAG GCCACAGAGGTCTCTGGCACGACTGCTGAGGCTCTGGAACAGCTGACAAAAGAGAAAGCCACTTTGATGCAGGAGAAGAACGAAGCCCAGTCCTTGCTGGAAGAGCTCCGGAGCTCCACGCAGAAGATGGAGACACAG CTGAAAtcattgaagaaaaacaattccAAGTATCAAGAGGACCTGAATGTATCCAAAGAGCAGCTTTGCATAGAAACTCAGAGGACTGAGAGTCTGTGCAAGGAAAT agAGGAGCTTAAAGAAGCAGATTCTGCAAAGACGCAGTCCCTGCAGAAGCTGCAAGATGAGAAGAACAAGCTGAATCTGGAGCTGGAAAACAATCAGAATCACCAGAGTGATCTCGAAAAG cTCAAGGATGAAAACTCAAAACTCAAAAAGCAGTTGAAGCAAAG TGAGGGCACCTTCAAGGAGCAGTATGAGAAGGAGAAGGCTACCCTCCAAAAGTCCATCAGTAAAAACAGTGCCTTAATTTCGGAAAAGGACCAGCAGGTGGAAAACCTGAAGAGCGAG CTGGTTGCACTGCGGGGTGAAAGTGCCTCGGTTAAGACCCTGCAGGGGACAATTGAGGCCTTGGAGCGGGACAAGGCTAATCTACAGGATCGTGTTCAAAGACTGGAGAAGGACCGGGCTGCAGGGCCTGACAGCATCAACAGCTCGTCAG GTGATGAAATTGTGGACCAACTAAGGGAGGACAAGGAGACCGCAGagagtcag